A stretch of DNA from Saccharospirillum mangrovi:
CTACCACATCGGGATTGGCAGCGGCGTATTCCCGTTGCTGATCTTCATGGGCGTTGGTGCGATGACCGATTTCGGCCCGATGCTGGCGAACCCCAAAACGCTGTTTTTGGGCGCGGCGGCGCAATTCGGTATCTTCGGCACCATCATCGGCGCGGTCTGGATGAGTTCGATGGGTTGGATGGATTTCTCGCTCACCGACGCCGCCGCCATCGGCATCATTGGCGGTGCCGACGGTCCGACCTCCATCTTCATTGCCAGCCGCTTGGCGCCGGACATGCTCGGAGCCATCGCCGTGGCCGCCTACAGCTACATGGCGTTGGTGCCGTTGATCCAGCCGCCGATCATGCGCTTGCTGACCACTCAGAAAGAACGCGCCATCACCATGACGCAGTTGCGGGTGGTGTCCAAGCGCGAAAAGATCATCTTCCCCTTGCTGGTGTTGGTTCTGGTTGCCTTGTTCTTGCCGTCGGCGACGCCGCTGCTGGGCATGTTCTGTTTCGGCAATCTGATGCGTGAAAGCGGCGTGGTGGAGCGCTTGAGCGATACAGCCCAGAACGCCCTGATGAACACCGTCACCATCTTTTTGGGGTTGGCCGTGGGCTCGAAACTCAGCGCCGAGGCCTTCCTGAACGTGGAAACTCTGGGCATTTTGCTACTCGGCCTGGCGGCATTCTGTGTCGGCACCATGGCCGGGGTGTTGATGGCTAAGGGGATGAATCTGGTTAGCAAAACCCCGATCAATCCGCTGATTGGCTCGGCTGGCGTTTCTGCCGTGCCGATGGCTGCCCGGGTGTCCAACAAGGTCGGACTGGAAGCCAATAATCAGAACTTCCTGTTGATGCACGCCATGGGGCCAAACGTGGCCGGTGTGATCGGTTCTGCCGTCGCCGCCGGCGTTCTGCTCGCCTACCTGGGCTGAAATCAAACGATTCAAACGATGCCGCCTCCGGGCGGCGTTTTTCGTTTGAGTCGGCTATATGGTCACCCGCCTGGGCATGGCATACTGCCGCTTTGATCTCCCCTTTTAAGGATGGTACATGGAAATTCTGGCGTCTTTTTCGGCCCTGACGTGGCTCTTTATGGCGTTGATTCTGGGCTTGCTGGCGTATTTCCACGGCCCGGTTTATTCGGCTCACACGGCCAATTACACACCCAGTATTCTGACGTCGATTGGCATCTTCGGTACTTTTATCGGCGTCGCCCTGGGTTTGGCAGGCTTCGATACCACCGACATTCAGGCCAGTGTTCCCGATCTGCTCAATGGTCTGAAAACCGCTTTCTGGACCTCCATTGCCGGCCTCGCCGGTGCACTGACCATCAAGTTCCGCTACGCCATTTCCAGCATGCGCGTACGGGCGCATCGCGAAGCCAAACAAACGGCGACGATGGACGATTTGGCCTGGCACCTGGAACGCATCTCCAACCATCTCAGTGGCGAAGACGACGAAGCGCTGACGCTGATGTTGAAACAACAACATGAAGCGCAGCGGGCACAGCAACAGGACATGGTTGACGCCATCCGCAACTATCAACGCGACATGACCGAAGCCAACAAGACAGCGCTGCAGGAAGCCATCGGTCACGTGATGCGCGAGTTCAACACTCGCATCGAGGAGCAATATGGCGAAAACTTCCGCCGCCTGAACGAAGCGGTCGGTCGCATGGCCGAATGGCAGCAACAGAATCGCGACCAGATCAACGAACTGGTGGAAAGCAACCGCGTCAGCGCCGAAAGTGCCCGCGCTGGGGCCGAAGCCTTTGAGCGTCTGATTCGGCAAACCCAATCCTTTACCAGCGTTGCCGAAGACATGGAAACGCTGCTCGGCGCGCTGCGCACCCAGAGTGAAAACCTGCGCGATTATCTGTCGACGTTTTCATCGTTGGTCGCCGACGCACACCAAGGATTGCCGCAATTGGAAAACCGCATTCTGCAACTGACCGACACCTTGCGCGATGTAGTGGAAGGCCAGGGTAAACAGATGCGCCAGTTGCTCGAAGATGCCGCTGGTGGCATTCGCGAGACCAGCGCCAAAGTCAACGAGGCGCTGGTGGCTGGCACCGAAACCGCTCAGTCGCGGTTGGGCAAACAGTTAAACGAATTGCTCGAACGCAACGACGCCCAGATCAAGAAACTCGACGAAGCCATGGAAGCGGAATTGAATAAGGCGCTGAAATCTTTTGGCTATCAGTTGACGGCGCTGTCGGAAAAATTCGTTAACGACTACACCCCGCTGACCGATCGCCTGCACGATTTGATCAAGGCCGCAGAAACGTCGAAATGAACAACACTCAGGAACACATCGAACAGGAAGAACATTGGGTCTCGGTCAGTGACTTGATGGCCGGGTTGATGATGGTCTTTTTGTTGGTCGCCATCGTCTTCATGGTCAACGCCGAAATCGAGCGTAATAAAGTGCGCGACGTGGCGATTTTGTACGACCGTCTGCGCACTCAGTTGTACCAGGATCTGGTGAATGAATTTGCACCCGATCTGGATCGCTGGGGCGCCGAAATTGATCCGGATTTGAGCATTCGTTTTAACCGCGAACAGCTCACCTTTGCGCAGGGCGAAAGCAATTTGCGGCCTGAATTTGAGAGCATTCTGAGCGAATTTTTCCCGCGTTATTTGCGCATTATTACCTCGGAAAAATACCGTCACGACATCGCCGAAGTGCGCATTGAAGGCCACACTTCCAGCGGCTGGGCCGGCCAGAGTGAAGACGCGGCTTACATTCTCAATATGGGTTTGAGCCAGGCGCGTACGCGTTCTGCGCTCGACTATGTGTTGAATCTGGATGCTGTGGCGGGCGAACGCATCTGGTTGAAACAGCACATGACGGCTAACGGTCTGTCGTCGTCAAAGCCGGTGTTGGACGCCAATGGAAATGAAGATCCCGACCGTTCCAGGCGTGTGGAATTCCGGGTGCGCACCGATGCCGAAAGCCGCATTGCTTCCATATTGGAGAGTCAGCTCTGATGGAATTGGTCGACTTCCTGCAGTTTGAACCGTTCAACGAGATGCGGGCGTCCATGGGCACCGATCAGCTGGGCTATTTCGAATTGTTCGATCCGAACATTCATCTGACCGGCGAAGAGCGTTCGCAATTAGAACGTCAAGGAATGTCGTTACCTTCACATCAGGTCGGCCGCTTGTTGGACCATACGCTGTGCTACAAAAACACCCGCATTGTTTTGGTTGGCGCTGGTTGCTATCACCTGTCGCATTGCGATCAGTTGACTGCCGCCGAAGAAGTGACCATTGCCACCAGCCTGCACCCGGTGAATCCGTTAGCCTCGGTCTGCAAAGCCTGCTTGCAGCTGTTGGGGTATCAGGGTTACGACGAGCACAAGGGGCGCAAAGAAGGTTACAACGCGCGCGTGCTGGCCGATTTTTCGTTGCAGGAATTCTGGCGTGAATACCCGCCTTATCCGATCAAGCGTGGTCGCGAATTGGTCAAAGCGTTGGATTGACCATTGGCT
This window harbors:
- a CDS encoding sodium ion-translocating decarboxylase subunit beta, translating into MDKLNLLLTQSGLANLTLGQLAMILVGLLLIYLAIRKGFEPLLLLPIGFGAILVNIPEAGMYAAPVYGDDGHLLSAGGLLYYVYHIGIGSGVFPLLIFMGVGAMTDFGPMLANPKTLFLGAAAQFGIFGTIIGAVWMSSMGWMDFSLTDAAAIGIIGGADGPTSIFIASRLAPDMLGAIAVAAYSYMALVPLIQPPIMRLLTTQKERAITMTQLRVVSKREKIIFPLLVLVLVALFLPSATPLLGMFCFGNLMRESGVVERLSDTAQNALMNTVTIFLGLAVGSKLSAEAFLNVETLGILLLGLAAFCVGTMAGVLMAKGMNLVSKTPINPLIGSAGVSAVPMAARVSNKVGLEANNQNFLLMHAMGPNVAGVIGSAVAAGVLLAYLG
- a CDS encoding OmpA family protein; this encodes MNNTQEHIEQEEHWVSVSDLMAGLMMVFLLVAIVFMVNAEIERNKVRDVAILYDRLRTQLYQDLVNEFAPDLDRWGAEIDPDLSIRFNREQLTFAQGESNLRPEFESILSEFFPRYLRIITSEKYRHDIAEVRIEGHTSSGWAGQSEDAAYILNMGLSQARTRSALDYVLNLDAVAGERIWLKQHMTANGLSSSKPVLDANGNEDPDRSRRVEFRVRTDAESRIASILESQL